Proteins co-encoded in one Arachis hypogaea cultivar Tifrunner chromosome 11, arahy.Tifrunner.gnm2.J5K5, whole genome shotgun sequence genomic window:
- the LOC112723472 gene encoding AP2-like ethylene-responsive transcription factor At1g16060, with product MGKASQVNKNNNHNLSVINGSTTKVKRTRRSVPRDSPPQRSSIYRGVTRHRWTGRYEAHLWDKNCWNESQNKKGRQVYLGAYDDEEAAAHAYDLAALKYWGQDTILNFPVSKYQNELKEMEGQSREEYIGSLRRKSSGFSRGVSKYRGVARHHHNGRWEARIGRVFGNKYLYLGTYATQEEAATAYDMAAIEYRGLNAVTNFDLSRYIKWLKPNNNSNENDHNNNNNRISFNLAAAVAVDDVNPNCNNTNFTPNFNNNNKEHEYSLFNHEPLFINNNNIDNNNNINNNNGSKLGQARPGATSALELLLQSSKFKEMMEMTSSVANNNNPSTPAECSDELPQCNFPEDIQTYFEYEDSNKYEGGDHDTLFNEIHSFVPMFHCDDFEN from the exons atggGAAAGGCGTCACAagttaacaagaacaataatcaTAATCTTAGTGTAATCAATGGCAGTACTACCAAGGTGAAACGTACCAGGAGGAGTGTCCCTAGAGACTCTCCACCTCAAAGAAGCTCGATTTACAGAGGAGTCACtcg GCATAGGTGGACGGGAAGATATGAAGCTCATCTGTGGGACAAGAATTGCTGGAATGAGTCTCAGAACAAGAAGGGACGACAAg TCTACCTTG GTGCTTATGACGATGAAGAGGCCGCAGCACATGCTTATGATcttgcagcactcaaatactggGGTCAAGATACCATTCTCAATTTTCCG GTATCGAAGTACCAGAATGAATTGAAAGAAATGGAGGGTCAATCAAGGGAGGAGTATATTGGATCACTAAGGAG GAAAAGCAGTGGATTTTCCCGGGGAGTTTCTAAATATAGAGGTGTTGCaag ACATCATCATAACGGAAGATGGGAGGCTCGGATAGGCAGAGTTTTTGGGAATAAATATCTCTATCTTGGAACTTATG CTACACAAGAAGAAGCTGCCACTGCCTATGACATGGCTGCTATTGAATACCGTGGACTTAACGCCGTCACCAATTTCGATCTCAGCCGTTACATTAAGTGGCTTAAGCCTAACAATAACAGCAACGAAAatgatcataataataataacaacaggaTTAGTTTTAATCTTGCTGCTGCTGTTGCCGTTGATGACGTCAACCCTAATTGCAATAACACCAACTTCACACCaaacttcaataataataataaggaacACGAATATAGCCTCTTCAACCACGAACCATtattcattaataataataatattgataataataataatattaataataataatggaagtAAGTTGGGTCAGGCTCGACCTGGTGCCACGTCAGCCCTAGAGCTTCTGCTTCAGTCGTCCAAGTTTAAGGAAATGATGGAGATGACGTCATCAGTGGCGAATAACAATAATCCATCAACACCAGCAGAGTGTAGTGATGAGTTGCCACAGTGCAATTTCCCTGAAGACATTCAAACTTATTTTGAGTATGAAGATTCAAATAAGTATGAAGGAGGAGATCATGATACGTTGTTCAACGAGATCCACTCGTTCGTGCCAATGTTCCACTGCGATGACTTCGAGAATTGA